A region of Oceanicoccus sp. KOV_DT_Chl DNA encodes the following proteins:
- the cofE gene encoding coenzyme F420-0:L-glutamate ligase, which translates to MTLTALPDFPMVEPGDNLLEQILLSLTRAGLSLQDNDVLVLAQKIVSKAENRYGYLNQVSPSEEAIVLAQQVDKDPRIIELILSESNEVVRQRPGVVVVEHRLGYVHANAGIDKSNIESNPDNPRVLLLPLDSDKSAQQLRAQIKAQTGRSTFVIINDSAGRAWRNGTVGMAIGTAGFEPLVDMVGDQDLFKKVLEVTEVAVADELAAAASFLMGQAAEGCPVVLIRGANLRSAETGSSSLIREKSKDLFR; encoded by the coding sequence ATGACGTTAACAGCGCTACCGGATTTCCCCATGGTTGAGCCCGGGGATAATTTGCTGGAGCAGATACTGCTTTCACTAACGCGTGCGGGCTTGTCGTTACAAGACAATGATGTGTTGGTATTAGCGCAAAAAATTGTGTCCAAAGCAGAAAACCGCTATGGCTATCTGAATCAGGTAAGCCCAAGCGAAGAAGCTATCGTGTTGGCACAGCAAGTGGATAAAGATCCCCGCATTATCGAGTTAATATTATCCGAATCCAATGAAGTTGTTCGACAGCGCCCCGGCGTGGTTGTGGTTGAGCATCGGCTTGGCTATGTTCATGCTAATGCCGGTATTGATAAGTCCAATATTGAATCTAATCCAGACAATCCCCGGGTCTTATTATTGCCTCTGGATTCTGACAAGAGCGCACAGCAACTGCGCGCACAAATTAAAGCCCAAACAGGCCGCTCGACGTTTGTCATTATCAATGACAGTGCGGGCCGTGCCTGGCGCAATGGTACTGTCGGCATGGCGATTGGTACCGCCGGTTTTGAACCCTTGGTTGACATGGTGGGTGACCAGGATCTATTTAAAAAAGTATTAGAAGTGACAGAAGTCGCAGTGGCCGATGAGTTGGCTGCAGCGGCTTCTTTTTTGATGGGGCAGGCTGCAGAGGGCTGTCCAGTCGTGTTAATTCGTGGTGCTAATCTACGTTCGGCTGAAACCGGTTCAAGCAGTTTGATTCGTGAAAAATCGAAAGACCTTTTTCGCTAA